One region of Halalkalicoccus tibetensis genomic DNA includes:
- a CDS encoding selenium-binding protein SBP56-related protein yields MNTDEPNQSTETHGHEHHEVEGPGYPTPAAMRTESEREKTAFVMSPRVGMDVDGPDFVGVVDVDPNSDTYAELIDTVEMPNKGDELHHFGWNTCSSSCHAEGLTRDHLIVPGQRSSRIHIVDASDPRQPAIEKVIEPEEVFEYDLSAPHTVHCVPGGKIVISMLGNSDGELPGGFLQLDQDDFSIDGHWEGDRGAMEMNYDYWYQPRHGVMLSTEWAAPQTYYPGFDLEDVEAGKYGDSIHIWDWETKEHRQTLTFGEEGLIPLEIRMPHNPEETEGYVGAALSSNVIRFWEGDNGNWEWEKVIDIEDREHPDWNMPVPGLVTDILLSLDDQYMFFSNWLHGDVRMYDISDTGNPRLVDQVWAGGNFGDRQEVAGHDIRGAPQMLQLSRDGRRLYWTTSLFSSWDNQFYPEIGEEGSLMLKADVYPEKGRMELDEGFVVDFGDAPGGPARAHEIRWPGGDCTSDVWQ; encoded by the coding sequence ATGAATACCGACGAGCCCAATCAATCGACCGAGACACACGGGCATGAACACCACGAGGTAGAGGGGCCAGGCTATCCGACACCTGCGGCGATGCGGACGGAATCTGAACGCGAGAAGACTGCCTTTGTCATGTCGCCCCGGGTCGGGATGGACGTCGACGGTCCAGACTTCGTCGGTGTCGTCGATGTGGACCCCAATTCCGACACCTATGCCGAGTTGATCGACACCGTTGAGATGCCGAACAAAGGTGACGAACTCCACCACTTCGGCTGGAACACCTGTTCGTCGTCGTGCCACGCCGAAGGATTGACCCGCGACCACCTGATCGTCCCCGGCCAACGCTCCTCGCGAATTCACATCGTCGACGCCTCCGATCCCCGACAGCCGGCAATCGAGAAGGTAATCGAACCCGAGGAAGTGTTCGAGTACGACCTCTCGGCACCCCACACCGTCCACTGCGTTCCGGGAGGAAAAATCGTCATCAGTATGCTGGGCAATTCCGACGGCGAGCTCCCCGGCGGTTTCCTCCAGCTCGACCAGGACGACTTCTCCATCGATGGCCACTGGGAGGGCGACCGCGGTGCCATGGAAATGAACTATGACTACTGGTACCAGCCTCGGCACGGCGTTATGCTTTCGACGGAGTGGGCGGCGCCACAGACCTACTACCCTGGTTTCGATCTGGAGGACGTAGAGGCCGGCAAGTACGGCGACAGCATCCACATCTGGGACTGGGAAACCAAGGAACACCGCCAGACGCTCACCTTTGGCGAGGAGGGGCTGATCCCACTGGAGATCCGGATGCCTCACAATCCAGAGGAGACGGAGGGATACGTGGGTGCCGCGCTCTCCTCGAACGTCATCCGGTTCTGGGAAGGGGATAACGGAAACTGGGAGTGGGAGAAGGTGATCGACATCGAGGACCGTGAGCATCCGGACTGGAACATGCCTGTCCCCGGTCTCGTGACCGACATCCTCCTGTCGCTCGACGACCAATACATGTTCTTCTCGAACTGGCTGCACGGTGACGTGCGGATGTACGACATCAGTGATACGGGCAATCCCCGACTGGTGGATCAGGTGTGGGCCGGCGGCAATTTCGGCGACCGACAGGAGGTTGCGGGTCACGACATCCGGGGCGCCCCCCAGATGCTCCAACTGTCTCGTGACGGACGGCGGCTCTACTGGACCACCTCCCTGTTCTCCTCGTGGGACAACCAGTTCTACCCCGAAATTGGCGAGGAGGGATCGTTGATGCTGAAGGCGGACGTCTACCCCGAGAAGGGGCGGATGGAACTCGACGAGGGGTTCGTCGTCGACTTCGGCGACGCGCCCGGCGGTCCGGCCCGTGCCCACGAGATTCGCTGGCCTGGCGGCGACTGTACCAGCGACGTCTGGCAATAG
- a CDS encoding aldehyde ferredoxin oxidoreductase C-terminal domain-containing protein, whose protein sequence is MYEVDLGLQKSERESFDEMFEEYYEFRGWNEDGAPTPSTLSRFYPTCYESSKPAKGSCLPFATKTRTRRNHSLDPLLVHPELSIIQIYLVQHAPIIS, encoded by the coding sequence GTGTACGAAGTCGACCTTGGTCTCCAAAAGAGCGAACGCGAATCATTCGACGAGATGTTCGAGGAGTACTACGAGTTCCGCGGATGGAACGAGGACGGGGCACCGACACCCTCGACGCTCTCACGATTCTATCCCACATGCTACGAGAGCTCGAAACCGGCGAAAGGCTCCTGCTTGCCTTTCGCCACCAAGACCCGTACCCGCAGAAACCACTCACTAGATCCACTCCTGGTCCACCCAGAACTATCCATAATCCAGATCTACCTTGTGCAACACGCTCCAATAATTAGCTAA
- a CDS encoding 2Fe-2S iron-sulfur cluster-binding protein produces MHRVTLEWRDGREATVDVAESETVVDATEREGLGIPYGCLYGACGTCTGRLLEGDLVHVERPRGLKPRHRQDGYVLLCVAELRSDCRIEVGTRIQADLVPNPWK; encoded by the coding sequence ATGCATCGGGTCACCCTGGAGTGGCGCGACGGCCGGGAAGCGACCGTCGACGTCGCCGAGTCGGAGACGGTCGTCGACGCCACCGAGCGCGAAGGTCTCGGCATCCCCTATGGCTGTCTGTATGGCGCCTGCGGCACCTGTACTGGGCGTCTACTGGAGGGTGACCTCGTCCACGTCGAACGGCCACGGGGGCTGAAACCCCGGCACCGGCAGGACGGGTACGTCCTACTCTGTGTGGCCGAACTGCGCTCAGACTGTCGGATCGAGGTCGGCACCCGGATACAGGCCGACCTCGTGCCGAACCCGTGGAAATGA